Within Vicia villosa cultivar HV-30 ecotype Madison, WI linkage group LG1, Vvil1.0, whole genome shotgun sequence, the genomic segment GGTATAACGGCGGCTGTTAAGGACCATTTTGCAGAATTCTTCAAGGAATCAGATCATTCGAGACCTGTTCCTGAGGGGTTGTCCTTTAAATCTCTCACTGAAAGTGAAGCTGATATGCTGGAAAGTGCTTTTATCGAAGAAGAAATTAAAGAAGCTATCTGGTCTTGTGATGGCAACAAGGGTGCTGGCCCCGACGGTTACTCCCTTGAGTTTTTTAAGAATAATTGGGAAATGTTGAAGAAGGACCTCATCAAATTCATGGAGGATTTTCACAGGTACATATTACTCACTAAAGCGTGTACAGCCTCATTCATCGCTCTTATTCCTAAGAAAACAAACCCTCAACAAAAAAAAGAATAGTTTCTATTCTCTAAGAATTGGACAATTGTTGAATCTCAAAGATTTGAatgatataatttaaattattgtaaATAATTAACTCTTTAAGTATGACTATTAAGAAttgtgttttttcatttttttcctttGGATGGATGGTTGGTTTTGTGAATTAGTAATTGTTCCTTTAACTATCAGAATCATATTAAATTTCTCACTTGTTCTAATCCTATCATGTTTTAATTAAGCATTTTGTGCAATACATTGAAAGAAGGCTACAATGAAAGCCATTTCAAAATTTAAAGCTTCACACATTTAGCCTTTGCTACAGTGATTATCAGAACCACAAGTTACACCAGTAAATAACTGCAAAGTACTATAAagatttattttattactttatttttaatattcatCAGGTGAAATACATATAGATCTTTATCATTTAGAACATAAATCATACATTAAAAATGGATAAATTATTCCACATAATTTTATTCAACAATTTACAATAGATAGCAAACCACAAACACACCATACCATACCATCCCTAGCATAATGCATTCTGCTGATCATATACATTGCCAACAAATATACACAACTTCCTCGCAACTATATGAACACAATCAATCATACACTGAATTTTACATGACATTAACATAATTTCTATAGTTTGTCACTTttcaaagaaagaagaaaaaattgcTTAATCTTATATCACAACACTGATTCATTTGGACTAATGACATCTTAATCTAATTGCAAAACAAAGGGCCTCTCAGTTCTTAAGGAGTGTCTCATCAGTCTTGTCCTCCCACTTGTTCAACCTCTTTCTTGATTCTTCAACCTGCAAATAAAACATGGTTTATTTCATGTATTTCACCTAATGCCAACAAATATATTAGTAAATTCATTGCTAGAAGGTGTTTAAGTAATTCAAACCTCTTTACTCCAATCGGTTCGAAATGTAGACCACACTAAAATAATTGTTTGCAAAACTGTCCCAGCTAACATTCCCACCCATATTCCCTATACCcaaaaaaaaacttcaataatCGGTATTAAGAACTAAAAGCAACACTTAACAATTTTGACTTTAGGCAACATAAAAAAGCGTGGCTAAAACCATAAAAATTTGTAGCCAAAACCTTTAGGCCACCATTGTCTATTCCTTTAGCCCGGTTATTTTACTTCTACTCAACAGATTCTAAACACCAACGTTGTCTTAAACATGAATAGACCATGGTTAAAGATTCATACCTTGGCACCGAATTTGAAATAGAAACCGAGAACTGAACCCAAAGGTATGCCAATTCCATAATAACAACCAACATTTACATATGCAACAAAGCTTTGCCATCCATATCCAACAGCCACCCCAGATAAGACAGGTTGAACGCCATTGGGGACGATGGCAAGAGCGAGGAGAGGACAAAGATCTGAGACAGCGGCAGAAACCTCTTCTCCTCCGGTGAAGATATAGCTTATGACATCTCTTAAAGCAAGAACCACAAGTGCTATAATAACTGATATTATAAAAGAAATCACTGTCACCACCAAAACAGAAAATGAGGCTGATTTTGGATTTCCTGCTCCTAATTCATTGCTCACTCTAACACTGCATGATTGTCAAAACAACAAGTTGGAAGTTTCAACCTCAAAAATGATAAATAGAATtgaataaaagtaaaagaaagaGAATCAAACCTTGCAGTTGCGTTAAATCCAACTGAGATCATGAACGTCCATCCAGATACTGTAGTACTACAATATATAAAGAAACACATTAGTTAAAAAAGTATCATTTTTGTTATGAAGCACTTCATGGGAGATACTCTTACTAACTCTTGCTAACTTTTCTCTACAAatagtttttaaatttattattttaaagttaaaaattatatttattatggtcttacaaaatgaaaaataaattaaatagttaaGATTATTATTTTAAGGTGTTTAAGTAAATTAATTGCTAGAAGGTGTTTAAGTAATTCAAACCACTTTAAtccaatttattattttaatatccaTAACAATTTATtacaaaaggaaaataaattaaataagataataaataaatagttaagattattatagctcaaataaaaactattttttgaaaaataacaaGTTTATTAGCTTATTTGATGTGTAAACTCAAAAATATTACATGTCAATGATCTTTTCTCTCTTAATCAAAGGTTCTAAGTATTGATTCAGAGCATAcaacaattttaaattaaaatatatatatatatatatatatatatatatatatatatatatatatatatatatatatatatatatatatatatatatatatatatatatatatatttatactaaAAGAATGTGCAAACAACATTTAAAAAATTACATGTAGTATCATTTTAGTCACAAATTTATTTCCCAAGAGTCTTGGTGGCTAGGCTTGTTATTATCATGGATAAGCTTATTTCTCCTAATCACCCAACCTTTCTTAAGGAATATtgttatgtgagatattggatcgaactctagtatagtCAAAGGATAGCTGGTGTCGaaatgtgcatgttgtagtcgaagatgggtctagcatgcaagTATCGGGgatgctaggattgttagcatgttaaattaggttttagt encodes:
- the LOC131597707 gene encoding protein DETOXIFICATION 40-like, which codes for QSCSVRVSNELGAGNPKSASFSVLVVTVISFIISVIIALVVLALRDVISYIFTGGEEVSAAVSDLCPLLALAIVPNGVQPVLSGVAVGYGWQSFVAYVNVGCYYGIGIPLGSVLGFYFKFGAKGIWVGMLAGTVLQTIILVWSTFRTDWSKEVEESRKRLNKWEDKTDETLLKN